ATTGTCATGCACCGCGGCCGCATCGTCGAATCTGGTCCTTCCCTGGAGATTCTTCGCGACCCGCAGCATCCATACACGAAACGACTCGTGCAGGCTGCGCCATCGCTGGCAAGTGCCCGGATCACCACAGCCCTGCGGGAGGGGAAAACCACCGAGGATGTGTTCACCCACCATGACGGGCTGGACAGCCGTGAGGATGTGATTCGGGTCGAGCATTTAACCAAACAGTTCCCCATTCGTGGGGCGAAAGGCGCCAAATCGCAGGTCACCGCCGTCGACGATGTGTCGTTTTCACTGGTGCAAGGCACCACCTTGGCGCTGGTTGGCGAATCCGGGTCGGGGAAGTCCACTGTCGCCAATATGGTGCTCAACCTGTTGGAACCCACCAGCGGCAACATTTTCTACAAGGGCACCGATTTAACGACCCTTGGCCGGGAAGAACTCTTCGCGATGCGACGCAACCTGCAGGTTGTTTTCCAAAACCCGTATGGTTCCCTCGATCCGATGTATTCGATCTATCGCTGTATCGAAGAACCATTAGCGGTGCACCGGATTGGCAACAAAAAATCCCGGCAGACCCGGGTTGCTGAACTGCTCGATATGGTGGCGATGCCCCGCTCGGCGATGCGTCGCTATCCCAATGAGCTTTCCGGCGGACAGCGGCAGCGCATCGCTATCGCCCGGGCGTTGGCGCTCAACCCGGAAGTGTTAGTCCTCGACGAGGCGGTCAGCGCGTTGGATGTGCTGGTGCAGCATCAGATCCTGCAGCTCCTAGCCGAGCTTCAGGACGAACTTGACCTGTCGTATCTGTTTATCACCCATGATTTAGCGGTGGTGCGGCAAACCGCCGACGAGGTCATTGTTATGCAGCAGGGCAAACTGGTTGAACGCGGCACAACTGCTGAGCTGTTTGATCATCCACAACAGGAATACACCGCCAACCTGATTAACTCGGTTCCTGGTTTGGGTATTGATTTGTGGTCAGCTGACTCCAGCGTTTAGCAGCCATCGCGACTGTTCCCGCGGCAAACTAGCATAACCTTTCAAAAC
The Corynebacterium choanae DNA segment above includes these coding regions:
- a CDS encoding dipeptide ABC transporter ATP-binding protein, which produces MRDVNVEFTSSTGTVHAVRDVNLTIYPGQSVAIVGESGSGKSTTAMALIGLLPGTGKVTSGSIKFQGQEIAGADERTMVKLRGAEIGLVPQDPMSNLNPVWRIGTQIAESLRANNIDTSGNTDAAVAELLGHAGLPDAKRRAKQYPHEFSGGMRQRALIAMGLAAKPSLLIADEPTSALDVTVQKQILDHLGDLTKELGTAVLFITHDLGLAAERAEHLIVMHRGRIVESGPSLEILRDPQHPYTKRLVQAAPSLASARITTALREGKTTEDVFTHHDGLDSREDVIRVEHLTKQFPIRGAKGAKSQVTAVDDVSFSLVQGTTLALVGESGSGKSTVANMVLNLLEPTSGNIFYKGTDLTTLGREELFAMRRNLQVVFQNPYGSLDPMYSIYRCIEEPLAVHRIGNKKSRQTRVAELLDMVAMPRSAMRRYPNELSGGQRQRIAIARALALNPEVLVLDEAVSALDVLVQHQILQLLAELQDELDLSYLFITHDLAVVRQTADEVIVMQQGKLVERGTTAELFDHPQQEYTANLINSVPGLGIDLWSADSSV